A genomic stretch from Oscarella lobularis chromosome 11, ooOscLobu1.1, whole genome shotgun sequence includes:
- the LOC136193259 gene encoding PRELI domain-containing protein 1, mitochondrial-like isoform X1 — MASFQGKFYSSVHTVKNRWDQVTTALWKRYPNPMAKHVLWEDTISRELDDGKLKSKRLFGKTNRLPQWGKRFVSGSTTEAVVLEESIVDPDEETFVTYTRNLNMTRIMSVEEKCTYYPNPENKEWTCCKRQVWINSNVYGFSKALQAFGLMRFKDNIKKAQKGLEYVIEKMNEGTPNAPQVLPSVVGSSVRKTMPTV, encoded by the exons ATGGCATCGTTTCAAGGCAAATTTTATTCGAGCGTTCACACAGTAAA AAATCGATGGGATCAAGTGACTACGGCACTATGGAAGAGATATCCTAATCCAATGGCAAAGCACGTTCTTTGGGAAGACACAATCAGCCG GGAACTCGACGACGGTAAACTAAAATCAAAACGGCTATTCGGCAAAACGAACCGACTTCCTCAATGGGGCAAAAGA TTCGTTTCTGGATCTACTACTGAAGCCGTTGTGCTTGAGGAATCAATAGTGGATCCTGACGAAGAGACGTTTGTGACGTATACGAGAAATCTGAATATGACACGTATAATGTCGGTAGAAGAAAAGTGCACCTACTATCCAAATCCAGAGAACAAAGAATG GACTTGCTGCAAACGACAAGTATGGATCAACTCCAATGTGTATGGGTTTTCGAAAGCCCTGCAGGCATTTGGGCTGATGAGATTCAAAGATAACATAAAAAAG GCTCAAAAAGGATTAGAATACGtcattgaaaaaatgaatgaaGGTACTCCAAATGCGCCTCAAGTACTGCCATCCGTAGTAGGGTCGTCCGTAAGAAAGACAATGCCTACAGTTTAG
- the LOC136193259 gene encoding PRELI domain-containing protein 1, mitochondrial-like isoform X2 — protein sequence MASFQGKFYSSVHTVKNRWDQVTTALWKRYPNPMAKHVLWEDTISRELDDGKLKSKRLFGKTNRLPQWGKRFVSGSTTEAVVLEESIVDPDEETRKVHLLSKSREQRMDLLQTTSMDQLQCVWVFESPAGIWADEIQR from the exons ATGGCATCGTTTCAAGGCAAATTTTATTCGAGCGTTCACACAGTAAA AAATCGATGGGATCAAGTGACTACGGCACTATGGAAGAGATATCCTAATCCAATGGCAAAGCACGTTCTTTGGGAAGACACAATCAGCCG GGAACTCGACGACGGTAAACTAAAATCAAAACGGCTATTCGGCAAAACGAACCGACTTCCTCAATGGGGCAAAAGA TTCGTTTCTGGATCTACTACTGAAGCCGTTGTGCTTGAGGAATCAATAGTGGATCCTGACGAAGAGAC AAGAAAAGTGCACCTACTATCCAAATCCAGAGAACAAAGAATG GACTTGCTGCAAACGACAAGTATGGATCAACTCCAATGTGTATGGGTTTTCGAAAGCCCTGCAGGCATTTGGGCTGATGAGATTCAAAGATAA